The following are from one region of the Denitrobacterium detoxificans genome:
- a CDS encoding FtsK/SpoIIIE family DNA translocase, translated as MPRTGKGTSSKQGRSARSKAPVARQAARSNQAAGDRFLDDRSRRDIAGVICAVIAVALFIVSLMPGSGIITQWLSSVLHIGLGLGTYILPFVLVLIAVSLIWRNGETQNRMSARVSVGLIILFFALLVILAAYTPGLSSGNLQVLFNHENLVNQGGYVGALVAYLFLLLFGQLVTTIIMIGVIAVALIIIGFSLSDVVDKIRAHAAELRNPESEQDPNDVMPAPAYKPLEVGKRRRSSRDGAQRDPVMKRGSNGRGASAGVTQKIDFGATPAETVPRAAAARDAAVESGKSAALTRRLGKRATTAAAPKRSAAAGTVVTTPKPSEGFVLPDMQLIKSSGAKVASKETEETLRETAMLLQTTLADFGVDAEVVGWAAGPTVTLFKVSLPSGVRVSKVTNLTDDIALAMASQGVRIFSPIPGTNYVGIEVPNVKRRSVLLGDVLPQAGKSPLEVAIGEDVEGNPIVSDLAKMPHLLIGGTTGSGKSVSINGMIMSILMRATPAEVRFIMIDPKRVEFTPYNGIPHLYVPVVTECKEAASALSWAVAEMERRLKVFSKVGARNIGQYNAKCQNGMQIGEEDAEQLPYIVIIIDELADLMMNVGKEVEFSISRLAQLARAAGIHMIVATQRPSTNVVTGLIKANITNRIAFNVASGIDSRVILDTPGAENLIGWGDMLLSKPEYSKPQRLQGCLVTEEEISAVVAHLKEQGEPEYHQEILQTNVISLGDTAPDGSGGSSTADDPLIWEAADIVVNSGLGSTSNIQRRLKVGYSRAGRIMDMLEDKGIVGPPNGSKPREVLVDAMELETLKAFEQNDANTGE; from the coding sequence GTGCCGCGCACAGGTAAGGGCACCTCATCTAAACAGGGAAGAAGCGCGCGTTCGAAGGCGCCTGTCGCCAGACAAGCCGCGCGCTCGAATCAGGCCGCGGGCGATCGCTTTCTCGACGATCGCTCGCGTCGCGATATCGCAGGCGTCATCTGCGCCGTTATTGCCGTAGCGCTGTTCATCGTGTCCCTCATGCCGGGCTCGGGCATCATCACGCAATGGCTTTCCTCGGTTCTGCATATTGGCCTGGGCTTGGGCACCTATATCCTGCCCTTCGTCCTGGTGCTCATTGCCGTAAGCCTCATTTGGCGTAACGGCGAAACCCAGAACCGCATGTCGGCGCGCGTATCCGTGGGCCTCATAATTCTGTTTTTCGCCCTACTCGTTATTTTGGCCGCGTATACGCCTGGCCTTTCGAGCGGCAACTTGCAGGTGCTGTTCAATCACGAGAATCTGGTGAACCAAGGCGGCTATGTGGGCGCCCTGGTGGCCTATCTGTTCTTGCTGCTGTTCGGGCAGCTGGTAACTACCATCATCATGATTGGCGTCATTGCCGTGGCCCTCATCATCATCGGGTTCTCGCTTTCCGATGTGGTTGACAAGATTCGCGCGCACGCTGCCGAGCTGCGCAATCCCGAATCCGAACAGGATCCGAATGACGTCATGCCCGCTCCGGCGTACAAGCCCCTCGAAGTGGGGAAGAGGCGTCGCTCTTCGCGCGATGGCGCTCAGCGTGACCCCGTCATGAAGCGTGGCTCGAATGGCCGCGGTGCTTCTGCGGGCGTTACCCAGAAGATCGATTTCGGCGCCACGCCTGCGGAAACCGTTCCGCGTGCCGCTGCCGCGCGCGATGCCGCCGTTGAATCGGGCAAGTCTGCCGCCCTCACGCGCAGGCTGGGCAAGCGTGCAACTACCGCCGCGGCTCCCAAGCGTTCCGCGGCTGCGGGCACGGTTGTTACCACGCCCAAGCCTTCCGAGGGCTTCGTTTTGCCCGATATGCAGCTCATCAAGTCTTCTGGCGCCAAGGTTGCCAGCAAGGAAACCGAGGAGACGCTGCGTGAGACGGCCATGCTCCTGCAGACCACGCTTGCCGATTTCGGCGTCGATGCCGAGGTCGTTGGCTGGGCGGCGGGTCCCACGGTCACCCTGTTCAAGGTTTCGCTGCCTTCGGGCGTGCGCGTAAGCAAGGTGACGAACCTCACCGACGATATTGCACTTGCCATGGCTTCGCAGGGCGTGCGCATCTTCAGCCCCATTCCGGGCACCAACTACGTTGGCATCGAGGTGCCGAACGTGAAGCGTCGTTCCGTGCTGCTGGGTGACGTGCTTCCGCAGGCGGGGAAGAGCCCCCTGGAAGTTGCCATCGGCGAAGACGTTGAAGGCAATCCCATCGTGTCCGACCTGGCCAAGATGCCCCACCTGCTTATTGGCGGTACCACTGGTTCTGGTAAGTCGGTGTCCATCAATGGCATGATCATGTCCATTCTGATGCGCGCTACGCCTGCCGAGGTGCGCTTCATCATGATCGACCCGAAGCGCGTTGAGTTCACTCCCTACAACGGCATTCCGCATCTGTACGTTCCCGTCGTTACGGAATGCAAGGAAGCAGCGAGCGCGCTTTCCTGGGCTGTGGCTGAAATGGAACGACGTCTGAAGGTGTTTTCCAAGGTGGGCGCCAGGAACATTGGCCAGTACAACGCCAAGTGCCAGAATGGCATGCAGATTGGCGAGGAGGATGCCGAGCAGCTTCCCTATATCGTCATCATCATCGACGAGCTTGCCGACCTCATGATGAACGTGGGCAAGGAAGTTGAGTTCTCCATTAGCCGTTTGGCTCAGCTCGCGCGTGCCGCGGGCATTCATATGATCGTTGCCACGCAGCGTCCTTCTACGAACGTTGTTACGGGCTTGATCAAGGCAAACATTACGAACCGCATAGCCTTCAACGTGGCCAGCGGCATCGACAGCCGCGTTATCCTGGATACCCCGGGTGCCGAAAACCTCATTGGCTGGGGCGACATGCTCCTTTCGAAGCCCGAGTACTCCAAGCCCCAGCGCCTGCAGGGCTGTCTGGTCACCGAAGAGGAGATCTCCGCCGTTGTTGCGCATCTGAAGGAGCAGGGTGAACCGGAATACCATCAGGAAATCCTGCAGACCAACGTCATCTCGCTGGGCGATACCGCACCCGATGGTTCGGGTGGCTCGTCTACGGCCGACGACCCGCTTATCTGGGAAGCTGCCGATATCGTCGTTAATTCCGGCTTGGGCTCCACTTCCAATATTCAGCGCCGACTCAAAGTGGGTTATTCCCGAGCTGGGCGTATAATGGACATGCTTGAGGATAAGGGCATCGTTGGGCCTCCGAACGGCAGCAAGCCGCGTGAGGTTCTGGTTGACGCCATGGAATTGGAAACGTTGAAAGCGTTCGAACAGAACGACGCGAATACCGGGGAGTAA
- the rimO gene encoding 30S ribosomal protein S12 methylthiotransferase RimO, whose protein sequence is MSVSEVISVHILTMGCAKNEVDSDNMRARLSAAGYRMVEEPEEAQAVIVNTCSFIQSATEESLQAIFEMAGLPGMETGDVKLIVAGCMPARYGDDLASELNEASAFVPCSKEDDIVAILDALFPHRSMLEEIASAPEVLSAYVKISDGCNRFCSYCSIPYIRGRYHSFPFDRIDADVAAQIARGAREIVLIAQDTGRWGDDFEEPSTLALLMSTLAQKYPKTWFRVMYLQPEGITDELLGVMQSHENICSYLDIPFQHANERILSRMNRKGSAAEYLKLIAHIREMVPGITLRTTFIAGFPGETEDDFQELCDFVEDIDFDYVGVFPYSLEEGTRAATFDDQIDDDVKIERAQAVRDIADAISRERVAARVGSQLDVLVLGSEEDGQLFGRAKCQAPDVDGVVYVHQGEIGDIVSVTINDTLMYEMEGE, encoded by the coding sequence ATGAGCGTTTCGGAAGTAATATCGGTCCACATTCTCACGATGGGATGCGCGAAGAACGAGGTCGACTCTGACAATATGCGCGCACGCCTTTCGGCTGCCGGGTATCGCATGGTCGAAGAGCCTGAAGAGGCGCAGGCCGTTATCGTGAATACCTGTTCGTTTATCCAGAGCGCTACCGAGGAAAGCCTGCAGGCCATCTTCGAGATGGCGGGGCTTCCGGGTATGGAAACGGGCGACGTGAAGCTCATCGTTGCTGGTTGCATGCCTGCTCGGTATGGTGACGACCTAGCATCCGAGCTGAACGAGGCTTCCGCCTTCGTGCCGTGCAGCAAGGAAGACGACATCGTTGCCATTCTGGATGCATTGTTCCCGCATCGCTCGATGCTTGAAGAGATTGCTTCCGCGCCCGAGGTGCTTAGCGCGTACGTGAAGATTTCCGATGGGTGCAATCGCTTCTGCAGTTACTGCTCCATCCCGTACATTCGTGGTAGGTATCACAGCTTCCCGTTCGACCGCATCGATGCCGACGTTGCCGCGCAAATTGCGCGTGGCGCGCGTGAGATTGTTCTCATTGCGCAGGATACGGGTCGTTGGGGAGACGATTTCGAAGAGCCGTCCACGCTGGCCTTGCTCATGTCCACGCTGGCGCAGAAGTATCCCAAGACGTGGTTTAGGGTCATGTACCTGCAGCCCGAGGGTATCACCGATGAGCTGCTTGGCGTCATGCAGTCGCACGAGAACATTTGCTCGTATCTGGATATTCCGTTCCAGCACGCCAACGAGCGTATTCTGTCGCGCATGAACCGCAAGGGGAGCGCCGCCGAATACCTGAAGCTCATCGCACATATTCGCGAAATGGTGCCGGGCATTACGCTGCGCACTACGTTCATCGCTGGATTCCCGGGCGAAACGGAAGATGATTTTCAAGAGCTTTGCGATTTCGTGGAAGACATCGACTTCGATTACGTGGGCGTATTCCCGTATTCGCTCGAAGAGGGTACACGTGCCGCCACGTTCGACGATCAGATTGACGATGACGTGAAGATCGAGCGCGCTCAGGCCGTGCGCGACATCGCCGATGCCATTTCGCGCGAGCGTGTCGCTGCACGCGTGGGCTCGCAGCTTGACGTGCTCGTTCTGGGCAGCGAGGAAGACGGCCAGCTCTTTGGCAGGGCGAAATGCCAGGCACCTGATGTTGATGGCGTGGTGTACGTCCATCAGGGCGAAATTGGCGATATCGTGAGCGTGACCATCAACGATACGCTTATGTACGAAATGGAGGGCGAATAG
- a CDS encoding YajQ family cyclic di-GMP-binding protein — protein MAKESSFDIVSSVDMQEIDNAYGQAKKELTQRYDLKDSGSSIALDKQAKTITVNAPSDFVAGQVTDIIASKLVKRGIDLSAIKWGASENASGGTVRKVANIIEGIDRDTAGKINKDIKAQKFKAKVTIEGDKLRVSSASKDTLQDVISFVKGNDYGQPLQFTNYR, from the coding sequence ATGGCAAAAGAATCCAGCTTCGACATCGTTTCCAGCGTTGACATGCAGGAAATCGACAATGCGTACGGCCAGGCCAAGAAGGAGCTTACCCAGCGCTACGACCTGAAGGATTCCGGCTCTAGCATTGCGCTCGACAAGCAGGCGAAAACCATCACGGTAAACGCGCCGAGCGATTTCGTGGCCGGCCAGGTTACCGACATCATCGCCAGCAAGCTGGTCAAGCGCGGAATCGATCTTTCCGCTATCAAGTGGGGCGCTTCCGAAAACGCTTCTGGCGGCACGGTGCGCAAGGTTGCCAACATCATCGAGGGCATCGATCGCGACACTGCCGGCAAGATCAACAAGGACATCAAGGCCCAGAAGTTCAAGGCGAAGGTCACCATCGAAGGCGACAAGCTGCGCGTTTCCAGCGCTTCGAAGGACACCCTGCAGGATGTTATTTCCTTCGTGAAGGGTAACGACTACGGCCAGCCCCTGCAGTTCACTAACTACCGCTAG
- a CDS encoding helix-turn-helix domain-containing protein produces MSDMSFGEILRQTRERKGLDLYATARRLRIRPDILRAIEEGNFAAMPPRGYTRNMVNGYARYLGLNPTDITGMYIDELYAYQSGVSRAHQRGTGFDMSAAPENTRFPHRGGTSRLRASDQNLKPRRQQRDGGSRRQAGRKRNEASYMEGLESMERSRGVPQVKGKKVGAPGRVNPSRGSVLPPQSFVGQSASARNADGTGHSKLPFIIAAAVILVIVIIVCSFLFSHKSESSSQATSTMPVTGLSESSSSASDTSASSTSTNASSASTTEVAPTQGEFTYTVADGGSTYIEVYVDGTNQEADTVEGPATKQYTFTDTLQIICVDTTSVTVTVNGEQQTLEPNSNGIVNVTYEFSDILAEWKSAHPDAISDTASSGTAATTSSTSE; encoded by the coding sequence ATGAGCGATATGAGCTTCGGTGAAATACTTCGGCAAACGCGCGAGCGTAAGGGTCTCGACCTGTACGCTACCGCTCGTCGCCTTCGCATTCGTCCCGATATTCTGCGCGCCATTGAAGAGGGCAATTTCGCTGCCATGCCACCGCGTGGCTATACGCGCAACATGGTGAATGGATATGCTCGCTATTTGGGGTTGAACCCCACCGATATCACGGGCATGTACATCGACGAGCTCTATGCGTACCAGTCGGGTGTCTCCCGTGCGCATCAGCGTGGTACGGGGTTCGACATGTCTGCCGCTCCGGAAAACACGCGCTTCCCGCATCGCGGGGGTACGTCCCGCTTGCGCGCTTCCGACCAGAACCTGAAGCCGCGTCGTCAGCAGCGTGACGGCGGTTCGCGTCGCCAGGCCGGTCGCAAGCGCAATGAAGCCAGCTACATGGAGGGCCTGGAGAGCATGGAACGCTCGCGTGGCGTTCCCCAGGTGAAGGGCAAGAAGGTTGGTGCTCCCGGTCGCGTTAATCCTTCGCGTGGTTCCGTGCTTCCCCCGCAGTCGTTCGTGGGCCAGTCGGCCTCTGCGCGCAATGCCGATGGGACGGGTCATTCGAAGCTTCCCTTCATCATTGCCGCTGCGGTCATTCTCGTTATCGTCATCATCGTATGCTCGTTCCTCTTCTCGCATAAGTCCGAAAGCAGCTCGCAGGCTACGTCTACCATGCCGGTAACGGGGCTTTCCGAGTCGAGCTCCAGCGCATCCGATACCAGCGCTTCAAGCACTTCCACGAATGCCTCTTCTGCATCCACCACTGAGGTTGCGCCTACGCAGGGCGAATTTACGTACACGGTTGCCGATGGCGGCTCTACGTACATCGAAGTCTACGTGGATGGTACGAACCAGGAAGCCGACACGGTGGAGGGGCCTGCCACGAAGCAGTACACCTTTACGGATACGTTGCAGATTATCTGCGTCGACACCACCAGTGTTACCGTAACGGTCAATGGCGAGCAGCAGACGTTGGAGCCGAATTCCAACGGCATCGTGAACGTCACGTACGAATTCTCCGACATCCTGGCCGAATGGAAGTCGGCGCATCCCGACGCCATTAGCGATACGGCCTCCAGCGGCACCGCCGCAACTACGTCGTCTACCAGCGAGTAG
- the recA gene encoding recombinase RecA, whose translation MAQSQSKEQILKLTTDQIEQKFGRGSIMKLGEGGHNLDIGVIPTGALPLDAALGIGGVPRGRIVEIYGPESGGKTTLALHILAEAQAQGGVVAFIDAEHALDPVYAARLGVDIDDVLISQPDTGEQALEICDMLVRSGAIDAVVVDSVAALVPRAEIEGEIGDTTVGLQARLMSQALRKLAGSLSRSNTTCIFINQLREKIGVMFGNPETTTGGRALKFFSSVRIEVRRCDYVKINGETVGNRVRAKVVKNKVAPPFRQAEFDLIYGLGVSKTGCILDMAVECGLVKKSGAWYTYGEERLGQGREAAKRTLEENPDLRDELEVKVREEYDMVLPSAEEAKATEVTPDPKPAKRK comes from the coding sequence ATGGCCCAGAGTCAGAGCAAAGAACAAATCCTTAAACTCACAACCGACCAGATAGAGCAGAAGTTTGGTCGCGGTTCCATCATGAAGCTGGGCGAGGGCGGTCACAACCTCGATATTGGCGTCATTCCCACGGGCGCCCTTCCGCTCGACGCCGCCTTGGGCATTGGCGGCGTGCCGCGTGGCCGTATCGTCGAGATCTACGGCCCCGAATCGGGCGGTAAAACTACGCTTGCGCTGCACATCTTGGCGGAAGCGCAGGCGCAGGGCGGCGTTGTTGCCTTTATCGACGCCGAACATGCGCTCGATCCCGTATATGCGGCCCGCCTGGGCGTCGATATCGACGACGTTCTCATCAGCCAGCCCGACACGGGCGAACAGGCTCTTGAAATCTGCGACATGCTCGTACGCAGTGGCGCTATCGATGCCGTGGTCGTCGACTCCGTTGCCGCCCTGGTTCCCCGCGCCGAAATCGAAGGCGAAATCGGCGATACTACGGTTGGCCTGCAGGCTCGCCTTATGAGTCAGGCCCTGCGCAAGCTTGCCGGTTCGCTGTCTCGTTCGAATACCACCTGCATCTTCATCAATCAGCTGCGCGAAAAGATCGGCGTTATGTTCGGCAACCCCGAAACCACCACGGGTGGCCGCGCGCTGAAGTTCTTCAGCAGCGTGCGCATCGAAGTTCGCCGCTGCGACTACGTGAAGATCAATGGCGAAACGGTGGGTAACCGCGTGCGTGCCAAGGTTGTAAAGAACAAGGTGGCCCCTCCGTTCCGCCAGGCTGAATTCGACCTCATCTATGGCTTGGGCGTTTCCAAGACGGGCTGCATCCTCGACATGGCTGTCGAGTGTGGCCTGGTGAAGAAGAGTGGCGCCTGGTATACCTACGGCGAAGAGCGCCTTGGCCAGGGTCGTGAAGCGGCTAAGCGCACGCTCGAGGAAAACCCCGATCTGCGCGACGAGCTGGAAGTGAAGGTGCGTGAGGAATACGACATGGTGCTTCCCTCTGCCGAAGAGGCAAAGGCCACCGAAGTCACGCCCGATCCGAAACCGGCAAAGCGTAAGTAG
- the pgsA gene encoding CDP-diacylglycerol--glycerol-3-phosphate 3-phosphatidyltransferase, translating into MSQTASQREKLWTPANKVTLARILLIPFFVIAIISPWPEWFPQWADAAVWKPWVAAGVFIAIAATDSIDGHLARSRNEVTTLGKFMDPLADKILVASALLALIELGVLPSWVALIILAREFIVSGIRMLAASQNVVIAASWYGKAKTVTQIIAIVLFIIKDSHPVTDLGSVLSNGLYLFSWFVMLVAVVLTIVSMLDYFVKAREILGFVRADAGPGVQVKTKLAEPRQTNEELAAEVVRMANECHAVIGTAESCTGGLISGTLTHIPGSSAVVAGGIVSYSNDVKKSHLGVLESTLAEHGAVSEEVACQMAKGAREALGVDTAVAVTGIAGPGGAVPGKPVGTVWIGLSDANMTFAKLYHFEGDRERVRAQTVHEALRLVRASLATYSE; encoded by the coding sequence ATGTCTCAGACAGCTTCGCAGCGCGAAAAGCTCTGGACTCCAGCCAACAAGGTAACGCTGGCTCGCATTCTCCTCATCCCCTTCTTCGTCATCGCCATTATCAGCCCGTGGCCCGAATGGTTCCCGCAATGGGCCGATGCCGCCGTGTGGAAGCCCTGGGTGGCCGCTGGCGTGTTCATTGCCATTGCCGCAACCGATTCCATCGATGGCCATCTGGCGCGTAGTCGCAACGAAGTAACCACGCTTGGCAAGTTCATGGATCCTCTTGCCGACAAAATCCTAGTCGCTTCGGCGCTTTTGGCTCTTATCGAACTAGGTGTTTTGCCCTCTTGGGTTGCGCTTATTATCTTGGCCAGGGAATTCATTGTGTCTGGTATTCGTATGCTTGCTGCGAGCCAGAACGTTGTTATTGCGGCGAGCTGGTATGGCAAGGCGAAGACGGTTACGCAGATCATCGCCATCGTGTTGTTCATCATCAAGGACAGCCATCCCGTCACCGATCTTGGCTCCGTGCTGAGCAATGGCCTGTACCTGTTTAGCTGGTTCGTCATGCTCGTGGCCGTGGTACTCACCATCGTCTCCATGCTCGACTACTTCGTGAAGGCGCGCGAGATCCTTGGGTTCGTGCGTGCCGACGCCGGTCCGGGCGTGCAGGTGAAGACGAAGCTGGCCGAGCCGCGCCAGACCAACGAGGAGCTTGCTGCCGAGGTGGTTCGCATGGCCAATGAGTGCCATGCGGTTATTGGCACCGCCGAGAGCTGCACGGGTGGTCTCATCAGCGGCACGCTCACGCATATTCCGGGCTCTTCGGCCGTGGTTGCCGGTGGCATCGTGAGCTATTCCAACGACGTGAAGAAGTCCCATCTGGGCGTTTTGGAGTCTACGCTTGCCGAGCATGGCGCCGTGAGCGAGGAAGTTGCCTGCCAGATGGCGAAGGGCGCGCGCGAGGCGTTGGGCGTCGATACCGCCGTGGCCGTTACGGGCATCGCGGGCCCTGGCGGCGCAGTTCCCGGTAAGCCGGTGGGCACTGTGTGGATTGGCTTGTCCGATGCGAATATGACGTTTGCGAAGCTTTATCACTTCGAGGGCGACCGCGAACGCGTGCGCGCCCAAACGGTTCACGAAGCGCTTCGCCTCGTTCGCGCATCGCTTGCCACGTATTCGGAATAA